TATTAGTGCGTCATCATCCTCACTGTCTCGAAAGCGATTCAATAACGATTCGATTATTTTATCTTGTCGTTTAGTTGAGAGGGATTGTAAATGATACTTCACAGTCCCTAAATACTCATAACGGTCCATTTCGTGGCACCTTCCTTTTTAAAACTAATTTTCTTATATATACTAATCTGTAAAGACGTAAAGGAGAATTCTCATGACATTATTTCATCACGATTCATTATACTATAGCGAAAAAGTAAAACAAAAAGAAGTCAGTGTGACAGAGCTCGTCGAGCGTGCGTTACATAATATCGAGCATTACGACGACATGAACGCTGTCATTCATATACAAAAAGATAGAGCACTCCGTACCGCACGAGAAATGGACAAAGTGTTAAGTACTTTATCTTCAGAAGAAATAAAAGCATTGCCTCCATTTTACGGAGTGCCAATTGTCGTTAAAGACCTCGGGCAAGAAGAAGCTGGATTACCGGCGACGAATGGTTCCTATTTATTTAAAGACTACATCGCAAAAACTTCGAGCAACTTTGTAACTCGACTCATTGAAAACGGATTTGTCATCGTCGGACGAACAAACGTCCCAGAATTCGGGTTTAAGATGGTCACTGATTCGGATCTTTTAGGAAATTCTTACGCACCATTTGGTCGACCACTCTCTTCAGGTGGATCTAGTGGTGGCGCGGCAGCTGCGTTAAAAGCTGGACTCGTCCCTGCTGCTTCAGGGAGTGACGGTGGAGGTTCGATTCGTATTCCAGCAAGCTTTAACGGTTTAATCGGACTAAAACCGACAAGAGGACGCGTCACAAGCGGTCCGGGAAGTTATAGACAATGGCAAGGTGCGTCCATTGATTTCTTTTTAACAAAATCAGTGAGAGAAACGTACGAACTTCTAAAGATGATGGACGTCCAGCCACCTGCAGCGCCGTATATCGCTCCACCACTTACGTTCTGTGAACTTACACCACCTAAGAAACGCTTAAAAATTGCGTATAGTGCGGAATCTCCCATTGGTTCAGAAGTAAACGATGAAGCTGTTAAAAGCTTAAAATATACAGTCGAAGTGCTTGAATCACTCGGTCACGAAGTTGTCGAAGATACTGTTTCAATCGACGGGCAAAAAGCAATTCATTCATACTTCACTATGAACATGGTAGAAACTGCTGCGATGTTTAAATCTATGGAGCAAAGTTTAGGCCGTGAGATTACAAAAGACGATGTCGAACTTATCTCATACGGTATGTACTATGCAGGCTTAAAAGTACCTGGATGGATGTACACACAGTCACTTAGCTACTGGGATACGTTAAGTGAACAGTATCACCAATTTTTAGACGATAACGGCTATGACTTTTACTTAACACCAACAATGAATGGTCCGACAAAAGATATCGATCAGTTCAAACCGTCAGATGAGGCTTTTGAAAAGCTTAATAATATAGAAAATTTATCAGACGATGAAGTATCCCATATTTTTGAAGACGTCTTTAAAACGAGCAGCGCTTATAGCCCGTACACATGGACGCTCAACTTAACCGGTCAACCCGCAATTAGTCTTCCGCTATATAATACAGACGAAGGCTTACCTGTCGGAAGCATGTTTATCGCACGTAAAGGTGAAGAAGATAAATTACTACAACTCGCTTTAGAAATTGAGAACGCCGGACGCTTAGACGCGAAAGTTTTTCATCCGAAGAAGCGTTAACGATATTGTTATAAAGGGAAGAGTTTGATATTATTTATACACTAATAAATTGAATGGAGATTACTATGGACCTTTTAAAACAGCGCATATTAAATGACGGTGAAGCATTAAACGAAAATGTACTGAAAGTTGATTCATTTTTAAATCACCAAATCGATCCTCTACTAATGAAAGAAGTGGGACAAGAGTTTATTCACCGATTTGAAGACGTCGAGTTCAATAAAGTGTTAACACTCGAATCTTCAGGGATCGCACCATCTGTGATGGTCGGTTTACTTTTAGATATCCCAGTTGTTTTCGGACGAAAAAGACAATCGTTAACGTTAAGCGATGACTTATACACGTCACAAGTGTTTTCATATACAAAGCAAGAGACGAACACGATCGCAGTAGCGAAAAAGTTTTTAAGTAAAGATGATAAAGTACTCATCATCGATGACTTCTTAGCAAACGGTGAAGCGGCGGGCGCTCTTATTGACGTCGTTGAACAATCCGGTGCAGAAATTGTCGGTGTTGGAATCGTCATAGAAAAGGCATTCCAAAGTGGCGGTAAAATTTTACGCGATAAAGGATACCGCGTAGAGTCACTTGCACGCATCGAGTCGATGTACGATAAACAAGTCAAATTCGTAGGTGACAATTAATGGAGCAAAGACAGCATCTTAAAGATGCTTCACTCGGACTGCAGCACGTACTTGCGATGTACGCAGGTGCCGTGATCGTGCCGTTAATCGTTGGTTCCTCGATTGGCCTAACGACTGCACAACTGACGTATTTAATCTCAATTGATATTATGATGTGCGGTGTCGCTACTATTTTACAAGTATGGAAAAACAAATTTATGGGAATTGGACTCCCAGTCGTACTAGGATGTGCATTTACCGCCGTCGGACCGATCATCAACATTGCAAATACATATAGTATCCAAAGTGTGTACGGGGCAATTTTATCCGCAGGGTTATTCGTCGTTATCGTCGCAAGATACTTTAGTAAACTGATAAAATTCTTCCCTCCAGTTGTAACAGGAACGGTCGTCACAATTATCGGTTTAACACTCATTCCAGTTGCTTTAAATAACTTCGCTGGAGGCCAAGGTGCAGAAGATTTCGCATCGATTGAAAATGTCTCGCTCGGATTTATAACGTTACTTATTATACTCGTCGTTTTAAAATTTGCACGCGGATTTTTCGCATCCATCGCGATATTAATTGGAATCATCGTCGGGACGATTATTGCAGCCTTTTTCGGACAAGTCGATTTATCTCCAGTAAAAGAGGCATCATGGTTACACTTACCGGTCGTCTTTTACTTCGGAACGCCAGAATTCCACTTAGTACCGATACTGACGCTTATATTAGTTGCGATGGTGAGTTTAGTAGAATCTACAGGAGTCTATTTCGCGCTCGGAGATATTACTGATAAAGAAATTCGTGAAGCAGATTTAAAACGAGGATACCGTGCAGAAGGTTTTGCGATTATGCTCGGAGGATTATTTAACTCCCTACCATATACGACATTCAGTCAAAACGTCGGACTCATTCAACTGTCTGGTGTACGTAAATTAAAAATTATTTACATCGCTGGAGTTATGCTAATGATTCTCGGTCTAATGCCAAAAATTGGAGCAGCGACACTCGCGATACCAGAATCCGTCTTAGGCGGTGCAATGATTGCGATGTTCGGGATGGTCAGTGCATACGGAATCAAAATGCTTAGCACAGTAAACTTTGAAAAACAAAACAACTTAATGGTCGTCGCGATCTCACTCGCACTCGGACTTGGAGTTACTGCGGTACCAGACGTCTTCAGTAGTCTCCCGTCAAGCATTTCAGTCATCACAGAAAGCGGAATTGTAATGGGTAGTTTATCGGCCATCATTTTAAATATCGTATTAAACTTTAACTTACAACCAAGCGATGAAATAAAAGATCAAATATATGAAGCGGCAGAAGATGACGCAAAATAATAATACGCGCACTCGTGGAAGTGCGCGTATTTTTGTGGTTTTGGTTGGATTTTGGTGAGGATTTCTTGGATTTTTGGAATCGTCGGTGAATCTCGAATCCCACCGACGCAGACAGCACTATCGTCGGCGAAATTTCTATACGCCGACGGTAATCACCGAATCGTCGGTGAATTTCGCGATTTTCCGTTTTTCACCGACGATTCATCATTTTGCGTCGGTGTACCAAAAACTCGCCGACGATAACCTCCATAGCGACGGGGAGTTTTTCATCTCGCCGACGATTCGTCCGAACCACCCCTAAAAAGATGAAAAACCACTCTAAAACTCTATTTTCTATAGTACTCCTTATGAAGTGCTTTTACTCTATCTTCAAATTCTTTAACTGAACCAAACGGTTGGTCTCCTTTATTTAACGCCTCTTCTGCAAGACTAACAGCGAGTTCAAGATATTCTTTTTCTTTATTTGTCAGCATAATTACACTCCTAATCCTTTCTATACTTACTTTCTATTCTAGTCTGAAACAGATTATAAATCACTGAATTCAGTCAGGCATAAGTCCAACCTCGCGTATTATTTTATAATTTTAAGTTTAAAATATCTCAATTAGGTAATTTTAAGAATAAGGAACACTGCCGTAACGGTTTTTGATTAAGTTCCTTAAATGGGACCCGTTAGTAATTTTACTTTAATTACTACATATTTGAGAGGAGAAATTTAAATGAAAAAGTTTTGGATGGTCCTGCTGGCCCTATCTTTTATAACGCTCGTTGCTTGTTCTTCTAATGAAGATAAAGACACGAATACTAGTAATGAGTCAGCGGACGAAAAGACAGAGGAAGTTGAGAAAGAAGAATCGACAGACACTGAGGGCGAAGAGAATAGTGAGTCATCTAAGAAACCTGAATATGATGAGGCGAAAGCTACGACTAACATCATGAAAAAAGAAGCAGACGGCTTACTTAGTACAATCGAAATGAAACATGCAGATGACGTATTACTGGAACAAAACCAGGTCACTGAGGGCGAATACAGCACACTTGGTGTGAAAGACAAAAAAGAGGCACAAGAAAAGATTAAAGAATTCGGTGATGAAGAAAAATATAAAGACCAAGAAGGTGTCGAATACTCAGTAGAATTTAATGATGATACTTTCATCGAAACATTCAAGGTCGACTACACAGTCGCAGATCTCAGTGTAGTGTCATCACTACCTGACTCTGGTACAGAATCACAGTTTGTAAGCTATGAATTAAGTGTAGATAACTTTAAAAAACAAGGATATTATCTTGAAGGTGAAGAATCGACTGAAGTATTCCTTCTTGAACAAGAAGGCTATATTTATGAAGTATCTGTTTTACAAGACGGAAACAACAAAATTTTAAAACAGACAACTTATAACGAACAGTCATATGAATCGCTTGGCTTAGCAGATAAAAAAGCTGCAGAAGAACAATTTAAAGATATCGCCAAAAATTATGAAGAGTTAAACAAACTTGACGGTGTGAATTTTGATATGAAATTCGAAGATGATAAATTCACTGTAGAAGGCGTCATGGATTATGAAAAAGTTAAAGATCTAGATAAAGTTCTTCAGTTAATGGGTATTGAGCAAGTAGATGAAAGTGCAAAAGAAGAAGCACGAAACTACACAGAAATCGCGATGGCTCTTCTAGGAAATGGATTAGAACATGTAGAAACAAAGAAATAACATAAAAGCACGCAAGCTGAAAAATCCTTCAGCGCGTGCTTTTTAATTTGAAAACTAATCCTTCTTATACGCAATCATCCCAGCACTTACAAAAAATAAAATCCCTGGTATGATGTAAAATAAAAATAAAAATCCACCCAATTTTTCTGGAATTGTTGCCGCCAGCAGCATCATGACGAAGCTAATGAATAAAAATATAAATATCGTATTTCTAATTTTCATATACTTACCCCCATAAATTTTAAAATTTTTATAGTGAATCATCAAAAGCATTTCATGAAATATTTATTATTAAACATTTGATAAAGACATTTCTAATGTTTTCAAGACATGTCCATCAAATTCATCATCATATTCATCTACAATTTTAAATCCTAGTTTCTTATAAAAATTAACCGCATTGATATTATCTTTTTCAACTTCTAGAAAGATTTTTTCAAAATTTTTGATTGGCTCAATACTATGAGCTATCAGCCGACTACCGGTTCTTTTTCCTTGGTAATCTGGTAATATGTATATTGCTGATAAATCATATGTGTTTGGTTGTTCCGTTTCTTTGAAATTTATAAAACCAATGATTTTTTCATCATGTTCTGCCACGAATATAATTTGATCAAGTCGTTTTTTCAACATCTCATCACTATATGCAACCTTTAGAAAGCTGTTTTGTACATCTTCTGGAATTATACCTTGATATGTAGCATTCCAACTCTTTTTAGCAACATATTGAACGTCTGGAATATCAGCCTCTAACATTTTTCGAATGATTAAATCCATAACTACATCACCTTTTTATCTGTTTTACAGAATATCTATAATTTCCTTAATTAAAAATTCAATTTATATGAAAACCAAGACAAATGTCTTCGTTAAAATGTAGAGAGACCGAGTCCTTCTTGAATTCTATATAAAATTCTTTTCATTATATTATCTTCAGATTCTTTCTCATAATCGAGTGTGTAAACACCATCTTTATTATTCCAAAGTCTATCGTAATAGTCGTTCATAGAAATCATTTCTTCGCTTTCTGATTTTGCCTTAACAACGAGATCTGTCTCTAAATTTAAGTCTTTCAGGTTACGTCTTGTGAAGTTAGATGAACCGAGGATTAAAGTTGAATCTTCACCATTATCATGCATCATAAACTTTGCATGATACTGCTCGCCATGAGATTTATACCAACGAATTTCTGGAGGGTTTTTATAATTCATTAACTCACTCGCAACCGGCTTGTTTGGAATACCATTCTTCTCATTACCAAAAGCATCTTGGTTAATGTCCAAAATAATTTGCACTTTTACGTCGCGATCTAACGCCTTCTTCAGTGCTTTAATTAAACCGCGATCTGAAAGATAAAACACACCGATTTTAAGAGAGTCCCCCGCTTCAGCTTGATTGACTGTATCTATTAGCGCTTCTCTAATCTTACCTTCAGTGACGAGAGAAATTTCGTATTCCCCCGTGTTTTTATCAGTTTCAACTTCGTAATTCTTAATTTTAAATGTATCATATCCTGAAAAATCTAAAACAGCTGTTTCACTTTTTAATAGGTCGTTCAAAGTATCTCCAGAAAACTTCACAGCGATATTTGAATGTAAGCTCGAACCATCATGCGGATTTAGTGACGCAATGACGGCCTCTTTTTCATTCATGATTGTCTTGCGGTGATTGGCTTTGAAGTTTAAGAGTCTTAAATAACTCCCAATACCCACTTTGTCATCCATCGGACGAAGTGCGTTTGGTAAAATTTTCAGACCACCTGGTTTTATCCAAGTAAAAAACGTCCTATAATAACCACCGTATAGATAGTTAGAATCTCTTAATTTAGACAGGTCCGTTTCGACAACATCAATTCCAGCATCACGTAATTTTTTGTATACATGCGTATCATATGTACCATAAAAAGAGTTGATGGGATCTGTGATGACGGTAATTGGAATATCAGAATCTTTCTTCTTCTGAACTAAACGCTCAGCAAAATCCTCTGATAAGGTAGGAAACTCCAATGTGTCGTGATTATAGTCATCATTAAATAAAAACATGTCTAAAACGATAAAATCCTCAGCATTATCAATCACTTCGTACATTGTATCAACGATTTCCTGTTCATGATGGACAGCACTGTTTTTATCCTCATAAGTCACATCATAAAGAATATCCAAATCATCTGTTTTAACAAAATCAGACTGCGTAGAAATCCCGTCAGGGAGGGGCTTAACGAGCGAATAGACGCCAACGAAAAGCGGGATAGCAACGAGTATCGCCACCACACCAACAGTCAACCCGACAAATCTTCGCCTACGATAATTCTTTTTTGTCATAAGAACACCTCACGATACCTATTTTATTATTATACAGGAAATGAATGAATTTACTTTTAGAAAGGTGTAAACAGATTGTAAATTATCGTTCAACAAATTTGTATTGATTTAAGAAATATTTATAAAATTAAAAAACCTATCATCAAAAAAGATGATAGGTCAAATGGATTACATCATTCCTGGCATGCCGCCCATGCCCATGTCTCCGATGTTGTCTTCTTCTGGTATATCAGCAACGACCGCTTCTGTTGTTAAGAACATTGATGCGATTGATCCTGCGTTTTGGAGTGCTGAACGTGTCACTTTTTTAGGGTCGACGATTCCCGCTTCAATCATATTCACCCATTCGTCCGTTTCTGCGTTATAGCCAACGCCACCTGTTTGTTCTTTTAGTTTCGTTACAATGACTGAACCTTCAAGTCCTGCGTTTTCTGCGATTTGTCTTACTGGTGCTTCGAGTGCTTTTAGTACGATGTTTATACCTGTTTTTTCATCGCCTTCTGCGTCTAGTGATGCGACTTTGTCATACACCTCAATCAGTGCAGTTCCACCGCCTGATACAATTCCTTCTTCCACCGCAGCGCGTGTTGAGTTTAACGCGTCTTCAATACGAAGTTTACGTTCTTTCATTTCAGTTTCTGTTGCCGCACCGACTTTAATGACCGCAACGCCTCCTGAAAGTTTTGCTAAGCGTTCTTGAAGTTTTTCTCTATCAAAACTTGAATCTGTGTCTTCAAGTTGTGCTTTAATTTGAGAGACGCGACCTTTAATTGTTGTTTCGTCTCCGCTTCCTTCTACAATTGTCGTGTTTTCTTTATCGACATGTACTTTTGAAGCTGTACCGAGCATATCTAAGCTAGCGTCTTTTAACTCGAGTCCTAAGTCTTCAGTGATGACTTGGCCACCTGTTAAAATTGCGATATCTTCGAGCATTGCTTTACGACGGTCA
Above is a genomic segment from Nosocomiicoccus massiliensis containing:
- a CDS encoding GNAT family N-acetyltransferase yields the protein MDLIIRKMLEADIPDVQYVAKKSWNATYQGIIPEDVQNSFLKVAYSDEMLKKRLDQIIFVAEHDEKIIGFINFKETEQPNTYDLSAIYILPDYQGKRTGSRLIAHSIEPIKNFEKIFLEVEKDNINAVNFYKKLGFKIVDEYDDEFDGHVLKTLEMSLSNV
- a CDS encoding nucleobase:cation symporter-2 family protein; amino-acid sequence: MEQRQHLKDASLGLQHVLAMYAGAVIVPLIVGSSIGLTTAQLTYLISIDIMMCGVATILQVWKNKFMGIGLPVVLGCAFTAVGPIINIANTYSIQSVYGAILSAGLFVVIVARYFSKLIKFFPPVVTGTVVTIIGLTLIPVALNNFAGGQGAEDFASIENVSLGFITLLIILVVLKFARGFFASIAILIGIIVGTIIAAFFGQVDLSPVKEASWLHLPVVFYFGTPEFHLVPILTLILVAMVSLVESTGVYFALGDITDKEIREADLKRGYRAEGFAIMLGGLFNSLPYTTFSQNVGLIQLSGVRKLKIIYIAGVMLMILGLMPKIGAATLAIPESVLGGAMIAMFGMVSAYGIKMLSTVNFEKQNNLMVVAISLALGLGVTAVPDVFSSLPSSISVITESGIVMGSLSAIILNIVLNFNLQPSDEIKDQIYEAAEDDAK
- a CDS encoding phospholipase D-like domain-containing protein, with amino-acid sequence MTKKNYRRRRFVGLTVGVVAILVAIPLFVGVYSLVKPLPDGISTQSDFVKTDDLDILYDVTYEDKNSAVHHEQEIVDTMYEVIDNAEDFIVLDMFLFNDDYNHDTLEFPTLSEDFAERLVQKKKDSDIPITVITDPINSFYGTYDTHVYKKLRDAGIDVVETDLSKLRDSNYLYGGYYRTFFTWIKPGGLKILPNALRPMDDKVGIGSYLRLLNFKANHRKTIMNEKEAVIASLNPHDGSSLHSNIAVKFSGDTLNDLLKSETAVLDFSGYDTFKIKNYEVETDKNTGEYEISLVTEGKIREALIDTVNQAEAGDSLKIGVFYLSDRGLIKALKKALDRDVKVQIILDINQDAFGNEKNGIPNKPVASELMNYKNPPEIRWYKSHGEQYHAKFMMHDNGEDSTLILGSSNFTRRNLKDLNLETDLVVKAKSESEEMISMNDYYDRLWNNKDGVYTLDYEKESEDNIMKRILYRIQEGLGLSTF
- a CDS encoding DUF1307 domain-containing protein, whose translation is MKKFWMVLLALSFITLVACSSNEDKDTNTSNESADEKTEEVEKEESTDTEGEENSESSKKPEYDEAKATTNIMKKEADGLLSTIEMKHADDVLLEQNQVTEGEYSTLGVKDKKEAQEKIKEFGDEEKYKDQEGVEYSVEFNDDTFIETFKVDYTVADLSVVSSLPDSGTESQFVSYELSVDNFKKQGYYLEGEESTEVFLLEQEGYIYEVSVLQDGNNKILKQTTYNEQSYESLGLADKKAAEEQFKDIAKNYEELNKLDGVNFDMKFEDDKFTVEGVMDYEKVKDLDKVLQLMGIEQVDESAKEEARNYTEIAMALLGNGLEHVETKK
- a CDS encoding amidase family protein, encoding MTLFHHDSLYYSEKVKQKEVSVTELVERALHNIEHYDDMNAVIHIQKDRALRTAREMDKVLSTLSSEEIKALPPFYGVPIVVKDLGQEEAGLPATNGSYLFKDYIAKTSSNFVTRLIENGFVIVGRTNVPEFGFKMVTDSDLLGNSYAPFGRPLSSGGSSGGAAAALKAGLVPAASGSDGGGSIRIPASFNGLIGLKPTRGRVTSGPGSYRQWQGASIDFFLTKSVRETYELLKMMDVQPPAAPYIAPPLTFCELTPPKKRLKIAYSAESPIGSEVNDEAVKSLKYTVEVLESLGHEVVEDTVSIDGQKAIHSYFTMNMVETAAMFKSMEQSLGREITKDDVELISYGMYYAGLKVPGWMYTQSLSYWDTLSEQYHQFLDDNGYDFYLTPTMNGPTKDIDQFKPSDEAFEKLNNIENLSDDEVSHIFEDVFKTSSAYSPYTWTLNLTGQPAISLPLYNTDEGLPVGSMFIARKGEEDKLLQLALEIENAGRLDAKVFHPKKR
- a CDS encoding xanthine phosphoribosyltransferase, which codes for MDLLKQRILNDGEALNENVLKVDSFLNHQIDPLLMKEVGQEFIHRFEDVEFNKVLTLESSGIAPSVMVGLLLDIPVVFGRKRQSLTLSDDLYTSQVFSYTKQETNTIAVAKKFLSKDDKVLIIDDFLANGEAAGALIDVVEQSGAEIVGVGIVIEKAFQSGGKILRDKGYRVESLARIESMYDKQVKFVGDN